One Ahaetulla prasina isolate Xishuangbanna chromosome 1, ASM2864084v1, whole genome shotgun sequence DNA window includes the following coding sequences:
- the MARCHF2 gene encoding E3 ubiquitin-protein ligase MARCHF2, with amino-acid sequence MTTGNCCHLPGSLCDCPGSATLSKSVEDSDLGRPQYVTQVTAKDGRLLSTVIKALGTQSDGPICRICHEGGNGEGLLSPCDCTGTLGTVHKSCLEKWLSSSNTSYCELCHTEFVVERQPRPLTEWLRHPGPRNEKRTLFCDMACFLFITPLAAISGWLCLRGAQDHMQFNSHLEAIGLIALTIALFTIYVLWTLVSFRYHCQLYSEWRRTNQKVRLMLPDARNPSPVPHSLLSAKLLKKKADETTV; translated from the exons ATGACAACAGGTAATTGCTGCCACCTCCCCGGCTCGTTGTGTGACTGCCCGGGCAGTGCCACATTGTCCAAATCCGTAGAAGATTCGGATCTCGGGCGCCCCCAGTACGTTACCCAAGTCACAGCCAAGGATGGCCGACTGCTCTCGACGGTCATCAAAGCCCTGGGCACCCAGAG cGATGGTCCGATCTGTCGAATCTGCCACGAAGGTGGGAACGGGGAGGGCCTGCTTTCCCCCTGCGACTGCACGGGTACCCTGGGCACCGTCCACAAGAGCTGCCTGGAGAAGTGGCTCTCTTCCTCCAACACCAGTTACTGCGAGCTTTGCCACACGGAGTTTGTGGTGGAAAGGCAGCCCCGGCCTCTGACGGAG TGGCTCAGGCACCCCGGACCCCGCAACGAGAAGCGGACGCTGTTCTGTGACATGGCCTGCTTCCTCTTCATCACCCCGCTGGCGGCCATCTCGGGCTGGCTCTGCCTGAGGGGCGCCCAGGACCACATGCAGTTCAACAGCCACCTGGAGGCCATCGGCCTCATCGCCCTGACCATCGCCCTTTTCACCATCTACGTCCTCTGGACCCTG GTGTCTTTCCGCTACCACTGCCAGCTCTATTCCGAATGGCGAAGGACCAACCAGAAAGTCCGGCTGATGCTTCCTGACGCCAGGAACCCGTCTCCCGTCCCGCACTCCCTGCTCTCCGCCAAGCTGCTGAAGAAGAAAGCCGACGAGACCACCGTATGA